CGAGATCAACCTCGGCAACTCCGGGACGCCGCAGGTGCCGATGTTCATGGGCCAGGCCACCGGCGGGTTCTGGGAGGGGACGCCGAACACCGGTTCCCAGGGCCAGGGTGACGGCATCATGGTCGCCGGCGACGTGCGGTCGATCGCCCGGCAGTACTGCGACGACGGCGCCGACATCACCTACCACGAGTACCAGCTGCTCAGCCACACCATGGGGATGGTGCCGTGGATCGCCGAAGCGCTGCCGTGGCTTCAGGGCCGCTTCGACGGCGCCGCGGTAACGAACAACTGCGGCAACATCCTGCCCGGCAACGAACTGTAGAGAAGACAAGAGAGAACAGACGACATCCTCGACAGCCTGTCCCGCTCCGGCGCTCCGACCGCGGCGGCGAAACTGCGGAGATGACCGGTCACTCCGCCGCGCGGGGGCGCGTCCAGGCGGCGGTCGGCAGGGTGACGGCGACGGGGATGAGCAGCACCGCGACGACAATGGAGACCACCGGGAAGCTGCTCACCGCCATCAGCGGTCCGGCGGCGAAGGCCCCGGCGGCGCTGACGAGGTTCGAGGAGGCGTCCAGCCCGCCCTGGGCGGTGGCGCGGTGGTCCTCGGTGAGGGCCTGACTGAATGTCGCCGAGCCCGCCACGTTGACGAACGACCAGCCGAGCCCCAGCAGGAACAGGGCCACCACCACCCCGGCGGTGCTGTCGGACGCCACCCCGGCGACGACGAGTGAGGCCACCAGCACCACCACGCCCGTCACCACGGCCGGACGCGGCCCCCGCCGGTCGGTGAGCTGGCCGACCACCGGCGCCAGGGCGTACATGCCGAGGATGTGCAGGCTGATCGTGATGCCCACGAGCGTCACCGAGTCGCCACGGTGGGACATGTGGACGGGTGTCATCGTCATGACGACGACCATGACGACCTGGGCGATGACGACCGCACCGGCGGCGGCCCGGGCCCGCCGGTTGGTCCGTACCTCCGCCAGCAGCAGGCGGACCCGCGGGAATCTGCGGCGGGTGGCGGCCTCCTTCACGACGGGTCCGGACGCCGTGTGCCCGGCCAGCGGATCGGGACGCAGCCACAGGAAGATCACGAGTCCGGCCAGGGCGAGACAGACCGCGGCGATGAGGAAGGCACCGGCGAACACCGTCAGTCCGGTGGCGCGGTGCAGTGCCTGGCCGGGCAGGCCGAGGTTCGGGCCGAGGACGTTGCCGAGCGTGCCGACCCACACGACCAGGGAGAGGGCGCGGGCCCGGTCCGCCGGCCGTGCCCGGTCGGTGGCGGCGAAGCGGGACTGCAGGCTGGTGGCCTGGCCGGCACCGATGAGCAGCAATCCGAGGAACATCGGGACGACGAGGGACCACTGGGCGGCGGCGACGAGGACCGCGGCGCCGGCGGCGGAGACCCACCAGCCGGAGGCGAGGGCGGTGCGGCGTCCCCACCGGGCGGCGGTGGCGCCGAGCGGGATGCCGAGCAGGGCGGCGCCGAGGGTGCTGGCGGTGCGGGCGAGTCCGGACCACACCTCGCTGTCGGTGACCTCGGTGGCGAGCAGGATGCCGATGGAGGGGGCGATGCCCACCCCGACGGTGCCGATGACCTGTGAGACGGCGAGGACGGCGAGGGTGCGGCGCTGAATGTCGTGTCCGGTGTCTGTCATCCCCTGCTCATCCGCTGTCACTACATTTGTCATGAAAATCAGTATAGGGGACACAGCGGCGGGGGCGCTGCCGTGATGCTGCCGCTCGGACATGACCCGTGAAAAACCGGTCCGGTCCGGGGGCGCCGACACACTCGGTGCCCCCGGACCGGACCGGTTTTTCACGCAGCCCCGTCACAGAACAGGTGGAAGGACAGGACGCCTAGAAGTGGCGTCCCACGTGGGCCTCTTCCCGCATGGTCTGCACCATGTGCGGGTAGTGCAGTTCGAAGGCCGGACGCTCCGACCGGATCTTCGGCATGGTGGCGAAGTTGTGCGCCGGCGGCGGGCAGCTGGTGGCCCACTCCAGGGAGTTTCCGTAACCCCACGGATCATCGACGGTCACGACCTCGCCGTAGCGCCAGGAGCTGAACACGTTCCAGATGAACGGCAGGACCGAAATGCCCAGGACCAGGGCACCGATCGTGGAGACCTGGTTCAGTGCGGTGAAGCCGTCGGAATCCAGGTAGTCGGCGTAGCGGCGCGGCATACCCATGTTGCCCAGCCAGTGCTGCACCAGGAAGGTCATGTGGAAACCGATGAAGGTCAGCCAGAAGTGCCAGGTGGCGAGACGCTCATTGAGCATCCGGCCGGTCATCTTCGGGAACCAGAAGTACACGCCGGCGTAGGAGGCGAAGACCACCGTGCCGAACAGCGTGTAGTGGAAGTGCGCGACCACGAAGTAGGTGTCCGTCAGGTGGAAGTCCAGCCCCGGTGCGGCGAGCATGATGCCGGTCAGACCACCGAACAGGAAGGTCGCGAAGAACCCGAGCGCGAACTTCATCGGCGACTCGAAGGTGATCCGGCCCTTCCACATCGTGCCGAGCCAGTTGAAGAACTTCATGCCGGTCGGCACCGAGATCAGGAAGGTCATGAAGGAGAAGAACGGCAGCAGCACCGCACCGGTGGCGAACATGTGGTGCGCCCACACCGTCATCGACAGGGCCGCGATCGACAGGGTGGCGAAGATCAGCCCGACGTAACCGAACATCGGCTTGCGACTGAAGACCGGGAAGATCTCCGAGACGATGCCGAAGAACGGCAGCGCCAGGACGTAGACCTCGGGGTGGCCGAAGAACCAGAACAGGTGCTGCCACAGGATCGCCCCGCCGTTGGCCGGGTCGAAGATGTGCCCGCCGAGCAGCCGGTCGTAGAGGACGCCGAGGGCGGCGGAGGTCAGCATCGGGAAGATCAGCAGCGCGATGAGGGAGGTGACCAGGATGTTCCAGGTGAAGATCGGCATCCGGAACATCGTCATGCCCGGGGCCCGCAGGCACAGGATCGTGGTCATGAGGTTCACCGCGGAGGCGATGGTCCCCACACCGGTCAGACCCACACCGACGATCCACAGGTTCGAGCCGACGCCCGGCGAGTGGATGGCGTCCGCCAGCGGCATGTACATCGTCCAGCCGAAGTCAGCCGCACCGCCCGGGGTGAGGAACCCGGACAGCATGATGATGCCGCCCATGGTCGTGATCCAGAATCCGAAGGCGTTGAGCCGGGGGAAGGCGACGTCAGGCGCGCCGATCTGCAGCGGCATGACGTAGTTGGCGAACCCCCAGATCACGGGGGTGCCGTAGAGCAGGAGCATCACGGTGCCGTGCATCGTGAACAGCTGGTTGAACTGCTCGTTCGAGAGGAACTGCAGACCCGGGTGGAACAGCTCCACCCGGATCAGCAGTGCCATGAGACCTCCCAGGAAGAAGAAACAGAAGGCCATCACGATGTACATGATGCCGAGCTTCTTGTGGTCGGTCGTGACGATCATGTCCCATGCATGTCCGCCCTTACGGGACTGTCCGCCGTGCGGGGCGGGTCGGGCGGGAAGAGTTGTCTGCCTCTTCGGAGCTACTGCGGTCATGCTCCTGACGGTAGGGCCGCCGGATCTGCGCTGGTAGGACCGTGATTGTTATGGGGTGATCGGTGACAGTTATGGCTGCGGGGCGGCGTCCGGCAGGAACGGGCAGGAACAGACAGGAACGGGCAGGAACCGGCCGAGTCAGTCGGCGAGCCGGGCGGCGAGGGCGTCGAAGTACAGGGAATCGGCGGAACCCGGATCCCACACCATCTCGTTGAACATCTCGGCGTAGGTGCCGTCGGCGCGCACGATCCGGCGCACCGGGACGCCCTCGGGGACGTTGCGTTCCGGCAGCACCACCGAGCCCATCCCCTTGTCCACCCAGCTCAGCAGGGTGCTGCAGTTGGCGACCTCCACCTCGGAGTGCTTCACCGTCAGGCCGTCCTCGGTGAACAGGCTCTCCACGCTGCGGGTGATGCCGCAGCCGTTGCGGGACAGGATCAGCTCCCGGTCGGCGAGATCCGCGACGGGGATGGGCTCACTGCCGCCGGCGTCGTCGACGAGCACGAGGAAATCGGCGTTGAGCAGGTGGTGACTGTAGGTCGGCAGCAGGCCGAGGGCGGGGACGATGATCATGTCGAGGACGCCGACCTGCAGGTACTCCTCCAGCTGGTCGAGTTCGGTCTCCAGCAGGGTGGCGTCCCGCCCCGGGCTGAGCGGGTCGGGACCGTAGATGGTGGAGCGCAGCCGGGTGACCAGGTCCTTCTCGATCTGCGGGGAGGTGCCGATGCGGATCGTGCCCTTGCCGGCGGTGGCGAACGCCTCCGCCTCCGATTCGATCCGGTCGACGTCGGTGACGGTCTGGTGGATGCGCGGGAGGACGGCGTCGCCGAAGGCGGTGGCGGAGGTGCCGCGGGGGTTGCGGAGGAAGAGCCGGCCGCCGAGGTGGTCCTCGAGTTTCGCGATGGACGAGGACAGGGCCGGCTGGGTGACGCCGAAGCGACGGGCGGCGGAACTGAAGGACCCGGCATCGGCGACGGCGTCCGCGTACCGCAGCGATTCAAGGGTGAGGCGACCATTCATGATGCTTCTAGGGTAATGCGCTGACCACTACCGTCGGAACGGGGGTATAACCGTCGATGATGGAGTGAATGGCTCCCGCTATGCACCGTCTCGCATCCGTCTCGCATTCCGCCGCACGCCCGGTCCCTCACCCGCCGGTCAACTGCTCCCAGAGCCGCACGTCGAACCGGGTCCCGGCCGTCGCCGCCATGTGCCGCACCGCATTGTCGAGCTTCGACCGCCACGTCCACACCGCACGGCCCGCATCACCGTTGACCAGGGCGGCCACGATCTGCCGGTCATCGGCGAGGATGCGCCGCACCGCCGGTGAATAGTCCAGCTGCAGCACGGAGATGAACATCTGCAGCCGCAGCGTGAGGGCGTGGAAGGTGCGGGCGGACTGCACCAGACCGCTGGCGTCCGCCACCTCCTGCTGGAAGTACAGGTCCGCCTGGTCGACCTCCCGCACGTCCCCGCTCTCCCCCGCGGCCTCCAGCCGCCGCAGTGCGGTCTGCACCCCCAGCATCCGGTACCGGGGACGCCCTGCGCAGGCCCGCAGCAGCAGCGATCCGACCTGCAGGCGCGCGGCGTAGAGGTCCACGATGTCCACCCCGGTCACCTGCGGCAGCCAGTAGACACCGCCCCGGGAATCCAGCAGGCCGTCGTCGGCGAGCCGGCGCAGTGCCGCCCGGGCGGTCGCCTGGGTGATGCCGAGGTGGGAGGCGAGCAGGGTGCTCGTCAGCCGGTCCCCGGACCGGTAGCCGGCGTCCATGATCTCCTTGCGCAGCGCGACGGCGACCTGTTCCGCCGGGGACATCACACTGTGCCCCGGTCCCTGCAGTGCACTGTTGCGGACCGCCGCGGGAGGGGGGAATGTCGTCACCGGGGCACGGTCTGAGTCAGAATTACGGTCAGTTCCTGAGCGATGCGAAACATCCCGGAAACGTTCCGGACTGTCACCGGGCCTGTCGCCGTACCTGTCACGGCGCCGCCGACGACGGTGCCAGTCGAGGCCGTGCAGCCCCCGCCCGGCCCGGACCGACAGGGCCGCGAGCAGTTCCCCGGGAATCGCGTCGACCGAGCGTGCGCAGGAACCGAGCAGCCGGGAGACCTGGTCGAGGAAGCTCTGCCACGACTGCTGACCGGGCTCCCACACCACCCGGACCTCCTCGGCCGCCAGATTCTGTCCGGCCGCCGCGTCCCCCTCCCCGACCGGCCCCTCCGTCGCCCACGCCGCCGCCCCGGAGACCCACAGGGCCGCCATCAGTGAGGTGGCGCGGCGCTCGAAGGCACGTTTCTCGCCGGGGACGTCCACGCCCCCGGCGGCGAATTCGACGGTGATGTGGGGGTGCCCGACGACGAAGGCGGTGATGCGCAGGTCACCGTGCCCCGGCACCTCCTCCCCCGCCGCCGCCCCGCGGATCCGCCGCATCGACCGGCTGACCAGCGGCTGACTCAGGCCGGTCATGAGGGCGACCCGGCGGGTGGAGTACTCCCGGCTGCCGACCCGCGGTCCGGCACCGGCGAGGACGCCGGCCACGATCTCGTCCGCCTGCTCCTGCATCCGCGGCCGGCCCCGGCCGGACTGGCCGGACTGGCCGGACTGGCCGGACTGGCCCGCTCCCCCGGCGCGGCCCGCACCGCCGGCCGCCTGAGTTTCCGGTGTGTGACCGGTCGGCATGCGCCTCCACCTTCCTGCCGGGATCTTTCTGACTCATTATGACCAGAACTCCGCACCGCCGGCTACCCGATCCGCGACAACCGACCCCACACTGGCCGACAACACAGTCAAGACAGAAGAGAGGCGAGGTCACCCGTGACGACAGCATCAGGATCCCCCACCAACATCAGCTCCACCGATCTCGCCGCCCTGGCGGACCAGGCCACCGCCAAGGTGACCACCTGGCTGACCGCCGCCCGCGCCGACAGCACCCACGCGAAGAACACCGGAGCGGCCAAGCGCCTCGCCGCCGTACTCTCCGACCCGAACGGCCTCGACTTCACCGTCGGATTCGTCGACCGGGTCGTGCGGACCGAGGACCGGGACGCCGCCGCCACCGCCCTCGCCGACCTCGGGGAGATCACCCCGAAGACCCTGTCCTGGCTCGACCGGGCCCAGATCCGGGCCGGCGCCACCCTCGCCACGACCCTGCCGCAGATCGTCATCCCCGTGGCGAAGAACCGGATCCGCTCCATGGTCGGCCACATGATCGTCGACGCCAACGACCGGCCGCTGGGCAAGGCCGTCGCCGAGCTCACCGCCGGTGGCCACCGGCTCAACATCAACC
This is a stretch of genomic DNA from Corynebacterium nuruki S6-4. It encodes these proteins:
- a CDS encoding MFS transporter, with translation MTDTGHDIQRRTLAVLAVSQVIGTVGVGIAPSIGILLATEVTDSEVWSGLARTASTLGAALLGIPLGATAARWGRRTALASGWWVSAAGAAVLVAAAQWSLVVPMFLGLLLIGAGQATSLQSRFAATDRARPADRARALSLVVWVGTLGNVLGPNLGLPGQALHRATGLTVFAGAFLIAAVCLALAGLVIFLWLRPDPLAGHTASGPVVKEAATRRRFPRVRLLLAEVRTNRRARAAAGAVVIAQVVMVVVMTMTPVHMSHRGDSVTLVGITISLHILGMYALAPVVGQLTDRRGPRPAVVTGVVVLVASLVVAGVASDSTAGVVVALFLLGLGWSFVNVAGSATFSQALTEDHRATAQGGLDASSNLVSAAGAFAAGPLMAVSSFPVVSIVVAVLLIPVAVTLPTAAWTRPRAAE
- the ctaD gene encoding cytochrome c oxidase subunit I, with the translated sequence MTAVAPKRQTTLPARPAPHGGQSRKGGHAWDMIVTTDHKKLGIMYIVMAFCFFFLGGLMALLIRVELFHPGLQFLSNEQFNQLFTMHGTVMLLLYGTPVIWGFANYVMPLQIGAPDVAFPRLNAFGFWITTMGGIIMLSGFLTPGGAADFGWTMYMPLADAIHSPGVGSNLWIVGVGLTGVGTIASAVNLMTTILCLRAPGMTMFRMPIFTWNILVTSLIALLIFPMLTSAALGVLYDRLLGGHIFDPANGGAILWQHLFWFFGHPEVYVLALPFFGIVSEIFPVFSRKPMFGYVGLIFATLSIAALSMTVWAHHMFATGAVLLPFFSFMTFLISVPTGMKFFNWLGTMWKGRITFESPMKFALGFFATFLFGGLTGIMLAAPGLDFHLTDTYFVVAHFHYTLFGTVVFASYAGVYFWFPKMTGRMLNERLATWHFWLTFIGFHMTFLVQHWLGNMGMPRRYADYLDSDGFTALNQVSTIGALVLGISVLPFIWNVFSSWRYGEVVTVDDPWGYGNSLEWATSCPPPAHNFATMPKIRSERPAFELHYPHMVQTMREEAHVGRHF
- a CDS encoding LysR family transcriptional regulator; translation: MNGRLTLESLRYADAVADAGSFSSAARRFGVTQPALSSSIAKLEDHLGGRLFLRNPRGTSATAFGDAVLPRIHQTVTDVDRIESEAEAFATAGKGTIRIGTSPQIEKDLVTRLRSTIYGPDPLSPGRDATLLETELDQLEEYLQVGVLDMIIVPALGLLPTYSHHLLNADFLVLVDDAGGSEPIPVADLADRELILSRNGCGITRSVESLFTEDGLTVKHSEVEVANCSTLLSWVDKGMGSVVLPERNVPEGVPVRRIVRADGTYAEMFNEMVWDPGSADSLYFDALAARLAD
- a CDS encoding GntR family transcriptional regulator; this translates as MPTGHTPETQAAGGAGRAGGAGQSGQSGQSGQSGRGRPRMQEQADEIVAGVLAGAGPRVGSREYSTRRVALMTGLSQPLVSRSMRRIRGAAAGEEVPGHGDLRITAFVVGHPHITVEFAAGGVDVPGEKRAFERRATSLMAALWVSGAAAWATEGPVGEGDAAAGQNLAAEEVRVVWEPGQQSWQSFLDQVSRLLGSCARSVDAIPGELLAALSVRAGRGLHGLDWHRRRRRRDRYGDRPGDSPERFRDVSHRSGTDRNSDSDRAPVTTFPPPAAVRNSALQGPGHSVMSPAEQVAVALRKEIMDAGYRSGDRLTSTLLASHLGITQATARAALRRLADDGLLDSRGGVYWLPQVTGVDIVDLYAARLQVGSLLLRACAGRPRYRMLGVQTALRRLEAAGESGDVREVDQADLYFQQEVADASGLVQSARTFHALTLRLQMFISVLQLDYSPAVRRILADDRQIVAALVNGDAGRAVWTWRSKLDNAVRHMAATAGTRFDVRLWEQLTGG